A window from Fragaria vesca subsp. vesca linkage group LG5, FraVesHawaii_1.0, whole genome shotgun sequence encodes these proteins:
- the LOC101293095 gene encoding protein spinster-like translates to MEAETLTLLLVNLAGIMERADESLLPGVYKEVGAALHTDPTGLGSLTLFRSMVQSLCYPIAAYLAVRHNRAHVIALGAFLWAAATFLVAFSSTFYQVAISRALNGIGLALVAPAMQSLVADSTDDSSRGTAFGWLQLTGNFGSIIGGLCSILIAPYTIMGIPGWRISFHLVGLISVIVGILVRIYATDPHFPEGATKESNQSPSRSFLSEVKELAKEAKSVIKIPSFQIVVAQGVTGSFPWSALSFAPMWLELIGFSHGKSAFLIALFVIGSSLGGLFGGKMGDILSVRFPNAGRIILAQISSASAIPLAAILLLVLPDDPSTAVIHGLVLFIMGFLISWNGPATNNPIFAEIVPERSRTNVYALDRSFESILSSFAPPVVGILAQHVYGYKPVAAGSSASEEIATDRGNALSLAKALYTAIGIPMALCCVIYSFLYCTYPRDRECARMEVLIESEMQHIDNSPSGDENSQLRFPESEELFVNDRTVIDVDYEGEKGLVGDAEDDEQALLYRQLTFANMSRE, encoded by the exons ATGGAGGCGGAGACGTTGACCCTTCTGCTGGTCAACTTGGCCGGAATCATGGAGCGAGCCGACGAGTCGTTACTCCCCGGCGTGTACAAGGAGGTCGGTGCGGCTCTCCACACCGACCCGACTGGGCTCGGGTCTCTGACTCTGTTCCGCTCCATGGTCCAGTCCCTCTGTTACCCCATCGCCGCTTACCTGGCAGTGCGTCACAACCGGGCCCACGTCATCGCCCTCGGCGCCTTCCTCTGGGCCGCCGCCACTTTTCTCGTCGCGTTTTCCTCCACTTTCTACCAG GTGGCTATATCCAGAGCTTTGAATGGGATTGGCCTTGCTCTAGTTGCTCCTGCTATGCAGTCACTTGTAGCCGACTCTACTGATGATAGTAGCAGGGGTACGGCATTTGGGTGGCTTCAGCTGACTGGCAACTTTGGTTCAATAATTGGTGGTCTTTGTTCAATACTGATAGCTCCATATACGATTATGGGAATCCCTGGTTGGAGGATTTCCTTTCATCTTGTTGGACTGATTAGTGTTATAGTCGGTATATTAGTTCGTATATATGCCACTGATCCACATTTTCCAGAGGGTGCAACAAAAGAAAGCAATCAGAGTCCTAGTAGATCATTCTTGTCGGAAGTTAAAGAGCTGGCTAAAGAAGCTAAGTCCGTTATCAAAATTCCTTCTTTCCAGATTGTTGTGGCGCAGGGTGTTACTGGCTCGTTTCCTTGGTCAGCATTGTCATTTGCGCCAATGTGGCTGGAACTTATTGGCTTTTCTCATGGGAAATCTGCTTTCCTCATTGCCTTGTTTGTGATTGGTAGCTCTCTTGGGGGTCTCTTTGGAGGTAAAATGGGGGATATCTTATCGGTGCGTTTTCCAAATGCTGGCAGGATAATTCTAGCACAGATAAGCTCAGCGTCTGCAATACCTCTCGCAGCAATTCTTCTGCTTGTATTGCCTGATGATCCATCCACAGCTGTCATCCATGGTTTAGTTTTGTTCATCATGGGATTCTTAATATCTTGGAATGGTCCAGCTACAAACAA TCCAATTTTTGCTGAGATAGTTCCTGAGAGATCCCGAACAAATGTGTATGCTCTGGACAGATCTTTTGAGTCCATACTCTCGTCATTCGCTCCTCCAGTAGTTGGGATTTTGGCTCAGCACGTTTATGGTTATAAACCAGTTGCCGCAGGGTCCAGTGCATCTGAAGAGATCGCCACAGATAGAGGGAATGCTTTATCATTGGCAAAGGCGTTGTACACAGCAATAGGAATTCCAATGGCTCTCTGTTGTGTTATCTACTCATTCCTATATTGCACCTACCCAAGAGACAGGGAGTGTGCTCGAATGGAGGTTTTAATAGAATCAGAGATGCAACACATAGACAATTCACCTAGTGGAGACGAAAACTCACAGTTGCGGTTTCCTGAGTCTGAAGAACTATTTGTGAATGATAGAACTGTCATCGATGTGGACTATGAGGGTGAGAAAGGCCTTGTTGGTGATGCTGAGGATGATGAACAGGCATTGCTGTACCGCCAGTTGACCTTCGCCAATATGAGCCGGGAGTAA
- the LOC101293395 gene encoding uncharacterized methyltransferase At1g78140, chloroplastic-like: MATTKLTSNLSLPSQLGNSRPDSFKLSNPFTVSFKRSSFPTITVRASSTAFVETTPSEPIEVQNEATICNDLLACPICFDRFSSKGESGSGSSFECSTCKKTYSSNETHLDLTLASGAKNYGESMPASTEFFRIPLISFLYERGWRQSFSVWGGFPGPEKEFELIKDCIKPVLGGSIIDASCGSGLFSRLFAKSGLFSHVVALDYSENMLKQCYEFIEKEENFPKENITLVRADISRLPFATSSIDAVHAGAAIHCWPSPTGAVAEISRVLRPGGVFVATTYILDGPFAFVPFLREGTKRARQVSGSQIFLSEGELEDICTACGLVGVTVVRNRQFVMISATKPS; the protein is encoded by the exons ATGGCGACGACGAAGCTCACCAGCAACCTCTCTCTCCCGAGTCAACTCGGCAACTCGAGGCCTGACTCGTTCAAGCTCAGCAACCCATTCACCGTTAGCTTCAAACGCTCTTCTTTCCCGACAATCACTGTCCGAGCTTCTTCCACCGCCTTTGTCGAGACCACCCCATCT GAACCGATTGAGGTTCAGAATGAGGCCACCATCTGTAACGATTTGCTGGCTTGTCCTATATGCTTTGATCGATTTTCATCAAAAGG CGAGTCTGGTTCCGGATCTAGTTTCGAATGTAGCACTTGTAAGAAGACTTACTCTAGCAATGAGACACATTTGGACTTGACACTGGCGAGCGGTGCCAAGAACTATGGTGAATCAATGCCGGCTTCCACGGAGTTTTTCAG GATTCCGTTGATATCTTTCCTTTACGAGAGGGGCTGGCGTCAAAGCTTTTCAGTATGGGGTGGTTTTCCTGGGCCAGAGAAAGAG TTTGAGTTGATTAAGGATTGCATAAAACCAGTCCTGGGTGGAAGCATCATTGATGCTAGCTGTGGGAGTGGGTTATTTTCCAGGCTTTTCGCCAAGAGTGGATTGTTTTCTCATGTTGTTGCTCTGGACTACTCAGAAAATATGTTGAAGCAGTGCTATGAGTTCATTGAGAAGGAAGAGAACTTCCCCAAAGA GAACATAACTTTGGTCAGAGCTGATATTTCTAGGCTTCCCTTTGCTACAAGTTCTATTGATGCTGTGCATGCTGGTGCTGCCATACACTGTTGGCCTTCACCAACAGGAGCT GTTGCTGAAATTAGCAGAGTACTGCGACCTGGTGGGGTGTTCGTTGCAACAACTTACATACTTGATGGTCCTTTTGCCTTTGTCCCATTTTTGAGGGAAGGAACCAAG AGAGCAAGGCAAGTATCAGGCAGCCAAATCTTCCTATCTGAAGGTGAATTGGAAGACATCTGTACAGCATGTGGCCTTGTAGGTGTTACTGTTGTGAGGAATCGGCAATTCGTGATGATCTCTGCTACAAAACCAAGTTAA